The DNA window GACGCGCGGCGGCTTGCTCTACCACTTCCCGTCGCGGGAGGCGCTTATCCTCGCGGCCCACCAACATCTTGCCGACCAATGGGAGGCGGGCATGGAGAAGATCGCGGGCGGCAAAGCCGACACGGTGGAGCCGGCCGAACGCGATGCGGCCTATATCCAGAGCTGCGCGCAGATGGCCCGCCGCGTCGAACTTCTGATGATGCTGGAAAGCGCCGGCGAGCCGGACCTTGATTCCTTATGGCAGGGCGTTCTTGACCGCTGGTCGCCGCCGGTTCCTGACGACGACGATCCGGCAGCCCTCGCGCGCTTCGTCGCCCGTCTTGCTGCTGATGGCCTGTGGGTCCACGAGGCAATGTCCAACCGGCCATTGCCGGCCAAGCTCAAGGAGCGTGTCTGTCGTGAGCTGGTGACGATGGCCGAAAGCATGACGCGAGATAGTAAGAACTCATAGACTTTGTCGCGAAACTCCCAAAACATGCGACAGTTTTAGCCTGCTTCACCCGGCTTGCAGACGTTCCGCGATGAAGTCGGCGCGCTGCTCGATCCCTACCAGCGGCAGCTCTACAATCTGATAGCCAAGCCGGGTGTAAGTTTCGGCCATGACTCGGCCGGTCGCCTCGGCCTCCTGCCGGTCCTGCTTGCGCTCGGCGTCCTGCGCGAAAATGGCACCCCAATACGGGGCGAGGAAAACCCGCTCGTTGTAGGGATGAATTTTCGCCGCCGCCTCAATATGAGCCGGGACAGGCAGGCCGCAGAGCGTAAGATAGCCGACAACATCAGGAATCCCGCGATCCATCAGGACAGGCGCGTCACTCGCAAGAGCCTCGTGATAGGAACGCAGCTCCCAACCCAACATGAGTTCGGCAAAGATGGCCCGATCCGCCCAAGGCAAGGCTGGCCCGCCGATCCTGACTTGATCTTGTATGATCGCCCGGCCGGCCTCGGGCATCGTGCGGAAGCCGCGCCGGGTCATGGCGTCAATCAGGCTGCTTTTGCCGGAACCGGGGCCGCCAGTCACGACGAACATATGTTGAGCGTTAGCCATAGAAACTCCTTCCACACTACTGCGCCGGCGCTTTCACCGTGATCGTGCATCGCTGATCCTCGCCGGCCGTGCGCGCGGCCTCCCAACAAGCCGCTACCGCCTCCCTGTTCGTTTCAAGGAGCTGGTCGGCCGAGGCCACGCGCTGCCACGCTTCCGGGCTGCCGAACGCCATGAGGCTCATACCGGCCTGCCACGGCCTTTCGCCCATGACGACGCTGGCGACACGCGGCGCGGCCGAGAACGGCAACAGGCGCGGAAGGAACAACATCACCAGCGCGCCGGCGAGCAGGCCGACCGCGAAAGCGGCGACAAGCCACCAATCTTGCCGGCTACGCTCCCGCGCGCCGGCGACGTGCGCCGAAAGATTGCGGCCGGCGCGCTCGAGGTCGGACGCCTGCCGCTCGAGCTGTTGCGCGGCGGTGCGTATCAGGGCCTCGCCGCTGCGCTCGAGGAGCGCCGCATAGTGCGTCGCGCCCTGCCGGAGAATAGGCGATTGCTCTACGCCGTGCATCCGCTCCGCAACAGTGTCGAGCGCCTGCACGAGCTGGGCGAGCTGGGGCTTGTAGTCCTGCGCCGGCTCGATCTTTTCGAGCTGGTCGAAAGCCGCTTCCAGCCCACGCCGCATCACGGTCATTTCCGCGCCGATCTGCGCGCCCTGCGTCTCGATCGTGCGCCGGAGCGCATCGAACGCGGCGGCCGGGTCGCCGGCGTCCTCGTCCAGTGCTTGCCGTGCGATTCCTTCCCTGTCGTCGTCCAGCTCCGTCATATTCTCCGTGCCTACCTTCCCAAACCGATGCCCCGGCTAATCTGCCGGCTGCGTGACATTTCTTCTTGTAGCTGATGGGCGATGCTCTGCCCCCGGCGAAGCTCCTGCCCGATTCCAAGCTCCTGCCGGCGATTGCGCAGGATGGAATCTACCTGCGGGTCACGTTCGAGGCTCTTGGTCAGGCCGTTCATCTGGCTTTCGACCTTGGCGCGGGCATCGTCGTGCTGCCAGCCGCGAAGCTCCCGGCGCTGGCCCTGTAGTTCCTGCCAGCGTTCAACAAACCGCTCGGCCCTGACATTCGGGTCTTGCAGCGCGGCGTTTTCGCGCTTCATCCCGTCGATCACCTGCGCGACACGCTCCCGGCCGGAAAGCTCGGTCATGGCGCGCGCCGTCGCCGGGTCGTTTTGCAGGGTCGAACGCATCAAATCTTTCATGCCGTCGCGCACCTGGTCGAGCTGCTGGCCGGCATCGCCCATTTCCTGCCGCTGCATGTCGAGGACCGGCAGGCCCTCGCGCCGGTGCTGGTCGATCGACTGATAGGCCCGCGAATAGCGGTCAACGGCCTGCTCAAGCGGCGACTGCCCCCGCGCCCGCTCGGCCAGCCGGTCGGGCGCCGGCGCCTGCCGCAAGCTCCCTTCCCTTTCCGGCCGTCGCTGCATCCGCGATGCCTCGCCGCGCTCCTGTGAGGGCGCAGGGCGTGCATTGAGCTTGAGGCCGGCGAACATACCGCGCCGCTGCTTCTCGGCCTGCTGCGGCCGTTTCTGGTCGATCTGCGGGCCGTCCTCGCCGGCGCGGTCTGGCTCGCGGCTCTCGGCCGCCGCGCCGCGCCCGAGTTTCAGGCCCTCGAACGGATTGCGGCGCTGCTGTCGATCGCTGGCGAGATCTTCGCGCGGATCTGCACGAAGATCCTGCGCGAGATCCGCGCCGACTTTTTGCGAGGATCTCCGCTCAAGGGCGTGATCCCCGGCCGTCGACTCCCGTTCCGCACGTAGCCCGGCGCGCTCGGCCGGAATCTCGATCTCGCTGCGGACGCCCATTTGCTCCGCGATCCCGCGCCGCTCGGCAAAGTCGCGGGTATAGTCGAGCGTCGTTTCCTTCACGCCCGACCGGGACAGGCGGCGTTCTAGCTGGCTATAGGCCAGCTCGCCGGCGTCCTGAACCTTCCATGTGTTGCGGTGCGTCTGCGTCCCATCGGGCAAGGTGACGGGGGTGGAACCCTCATGCTGTAGGCCGATCTTCTCCCCGATCTCCGGCGCGGCCTCCTTCATGGCCCGCTCTAGATCGACGCCCCATAGGGTGCGCTGCTCGCCCTTGTCGTTTTCCAGCGTCACGAAATAGCTGTCGGACTTCTGCGGGTCATGCTCGAAGGGCGCGGCCCCATGCTCGACCAGCCGGCCGGCATTGGTGAACTCGTCCTGTGCCGCGTAGAGCTGCACCCCGTCACGATGCCGGGTCATGGCGACATAGGTTAGATGCCGGTCCATCGTCCCCGACGCCATCACATAGGAGCGATCGACCGTCGCCCCCTGATTTTTGTGAATCGTCGTCGCATAACCGTGGTCGATCGCCTGATAGTCGCCCATCGGCACGGAAACACTATCGCCGCCCCGGCCGTCGAGCTGCGCGACGATCCGGCCCGCCTCGACATGCTCGACCGTGCCTAGCATCCCGTTTTTCACGCCAAGGTCGCGGTTGTTCTCCAAGAACACGATGCGGTCGCCCGGCGCGAACTCCCTCTGCCCGGTATTGGTCTGGAAGGTCAGCGCCCGGCCCGGCCCTTCCCGCTCATGGGCGACGTCGCCCGGCGCAAGGCTGTCGTCGGCCACGCGCGCCAGCTCGCCCCGTGCCAAAACACCCCGGTCCTGTAGCTCGGCCCGGATCGCGTCATTGATGGCGCGAACATCGGCCCGGCGATGCGCCATCGCAACCCGGGTGCCGTCCGGACGTTCATCGCGATCGGCAAGGTAGTCCCGCACGATCTGGCCGCGCGCGTCCTCGCCTGTCTCGGCAAAGCTGATATTGCCGTGATCCCGATAGGCCGCCAGCCCCTCGGCCGTCCGGTGCGTGGCGAAGTCAATGGAAGCGTCCCGCTGCCAGTCCACGCGCTGCCGGCGAATCTCCGACAGCTCGGCATGGCCGATTTCCTCCGTGATCGCCCGGAACGGTGCGCCGGCCCCGATCGCCTGCAACTGCTCATGGTCGCCTACAAGGACGATCTTCGCCCCGCGCGCCTCGGCCTCGCCAACGAAGCGGGCGAGCTGGCGGCTCCCGACCATGCCCGCCTCGTCGATCACGAACACGTCGCCGCGGCCGATCGTGCCGCGGTCGTTCTCCCAACCGCGGGACCATGATGCGAGGGTGCGGCTCTGGATGCCGGAACTTTCCTCCAAGCCCTCGGCCGCCTTCCCCGACAGGGCCGCGCCGTGGACCTGATAGCCTTCGGCCTCCCACGCCTCGCGCGCGGCCGCGAGCATGGTGGACTTGCCAGCGCCGGCATAACCGACAACGGCCGCGATCCGCTCCGGCCCGGTGATATGCTCGATCGCCCGGCGCTGCTCGTCCGAAAGTCGCGCCGTCTCGATCTGGCGTTCACGTTCGCCGGCGTCCAGCTCGCCCCGCGCAACCTTCCCGGCCGTGTCATGGGAAACGCTCGACCGAATGGCGGCGTCTTGGGCATCTATCGCCCGCTCGACATGCCGGCGATCGACGCCATGACCATGAGCCGCGTGCATCCGCTGCGCGCTCTCGATCATGCCGGATTCGATCTCGACCATTTCGCGGGTGGAATAGCGAGCAAGCTCGATCTCGCCCGTTGCCGGGTCCGCGCGCTCGGGCTGCAACTCGACCAGCGCCGGCGAGGCCATCACCTTCGCAAAGGCGCTCTGGAACTCCTGCGGGTCGTCGTTGATGTAGCGATGCAGCGCCCGCGCAACGTCGTGGCGATCGAACACGCTCTTTTCCCCGGTGATGAGGGTTAGAACCTGCTCGGGCTTCTCCCGGATCAGCTCGGCATTGCGCCGGGCCGCATCCTCGTCCAGCCGCGACCGCGACACGTCGAGGCCGCGCCGTTCCATCTGCGAGGCATGGACGCCCATATGCTCGGTCGGCGCGATCTCAAGCCCGCGCTCCATGTGCGAACGATGGTCGATCCGAATATCAAGCCCGGCCATTGCAAGCCGCTCGTTGGCGATCCCCTCCCACCTCTGGCGAAGGTCGCGGAGCTGCATATCGGTCGTCGGCAGGTCGTGCGCCAGCAGCCATTTGTTTTCGCGCTCAAGATAGGTCTTGTCGCCTAGCCCGTTCTCCGTCACCTGCCGCGTGGTCATAAGGATATGGGCATGGTGATTGCGAACGTCGCTCGCCTCGTGCGGTGCATGAATGGCGAAATCCACGGCCGCGCCGTAGCGGTCGGCCAGCTCCTGCGCCATCTCCCGCGCCGCCTCTAGCCGTTCCTCGGCCGAAAGCTCATGCGGCAAGGCAACCTCGAACTCGCGGGCAACGCGGGCATCCTTCCGCTTCTCGGCAAACTCGGCGGCGTTCCAGAGCGTCGAGCGATCCCGCGCCCAATCGGCGTTGACGCCTTCCGGCAAGACGATCTCGGCATGTTCGACGCCCTGCTTTGCCGTGTAGTCGTGCGTGATGCCGTCGCGCTCGTTGGTCAACTTCTCCCCGGCACGATAAGCCATAGAGGCGACGGCGCTACGGCCCTTCGCCCGCGAAACTGGCTTCATGCTGAAATGGTAGATCGCCAACCCGTTGCCTCGATCCCGTTTCCGCCTTTCCCGTCAGCTTTCTAGCTGACAGCGCGCTGAGTTACGCAGTAACTCGTAAGTGCGCCCTTCTCAACTCAATCGCTCCGCTCTTTCGTCGCTCGGTGTGGCGCTTGCGGCAAGGTCGATGCGATGAACTGAGGCCCGGATTGTGCTGCAAAACCGTCGAAAACTCAAGCTCAACGGGCAAACGCTGGAAAAGGCAGCCGGGAATGATAGTCTAGGCGAACGACCGGAAAAGGAGATTTGAAGAATGGCGCGCAAAACGATCGAACAACGCTTGGCCGAACTGGATGCGCAGCGCGCCACGCTCAAGGCCCGTCTGTCGAAGCAGGAACGCGCCAACGACACGCGCCGCAAGGTGCTGCTCGGCGCGCTCATCCTGCATCGCCTCGAAAACGGCCACGATGAAATCTCGCGCGCCCTGCCCGACTGGCTGCGCCGTGAGCTGCCCGACTTCCTGACGCGCCACGGTGACAAGGAACTGTTTGCCGACCTGATCGGCAACGCGCCGGCCGCCGAGACGACAGACAGCGCCGGGGGGACCGCCGCATGAGTCAGGCGAGACTTGCATGGGGTGCGTTCAAGAACATGATGCGGCAGGCCGCGCGTGATCCGCTATGGGCGTTCGTCGCTCTGCTCGCCGCACCTTTCCGCATCTGGAAACCGCTTCTCGGGCTTCTGTTCCTCCTTGTTATCGTCCTGTTCGTCGTCGGCTTCGGCGGCCGCTTCGCTCTCGAACAAATCGGCTTTCGCGTCGGCTCGGTTCCGGTTCTCCTGCTCGATCTCGTCACGCTGCTGGTGCTGCTGGCGCTCGCTTTCCGCTTCCTCACCAATCCGCTGATTATCCACTTCGGGGATATGGACGGCGAAACCCACGGCTCGGCCCGCTTCGCCACTGACAAGGAAACCGCCGCCCTCGCCCGCGCCGATTCCGGCCTGCTGATCGGCCGTGACGGCAAGACCGGGAAGCTCCTGCGCTATGACGGCCCGGCCCATCTGCTGACGATGGCTCCGACCAGAACCGGCAAGGGGGTGGGAACCATCATCCCGAATCTGCTCACCGCCGACCGCTCCGTGATCTGCATCGACCCCAAGGGCGAGAACGCGAAAATTGCCGGCCGCGCCCGCCAGCAATTCGGCCCGGTCCACGTCCTCGACCCCTTCGGCGTCACCGGCCAGCCCTCGGCCGCCTTCAATCCGCTGGAAGGGCTCGACCCGGCCGGCCTCGATGTCGCGGAAGATGCAAGCACCCTTGCCGACGCCCTCGTGTTCGATGAACCGGGCATGGCCGGCGAAACGCATTGGAACGAGGAAGCCAAGGCGCTTATTGCCGGCCTGATCCTCCATATTGCCGCCACCGGGCCGCGCGACAGGCGAAACCTCGCCACCCTGCGCGAATATCTCACCCTCGCCCCTGAAGCCTTCGCCGCGCTCCTGAAGGACATGCAGGCGTCAACGGCCGCCTCCGGCCTGATCGCCCGCGCCGCAAACCGCCACCTCGGCAAATCCGACCGCGAGGCGGCCGGCGTCCTCTCGGCCGCGCAGCGCCATACCCATTTCCTCGACTCGCCGCGCATGGTCGCGGTCCTCGGCCGATCCGATTTCCGCTTTGCCGATCTCAAGCGCCGCAACGTCTCGGTGTTCCTCGTCCTGCCGCCCGATCGCCTCGCCACCTATTCCCGCTGGCTGCGCCTGCTCGTCGCCCAAAGCCTCACCGACATGGCCCGCGATCCCGCCAAGCCGGCCGTGCCGGTCCTCTATCTGCTGGATGAATTCGCCGCCCTCGGCCATCTGGCTCCCGTCGAGCGCGCAATGGGCCTCATGGCCGGCTACGGCGTCCAGCTCTGGCCCATCCTGCAAGACGTTCACCAGCTCCGCGCCACCTATGGGCAGCGGGCCGGAACCTTCCTGTCAAACGCCGGCGTCCTACAGGTGTTCGGCGTCAACGATCACGACAGCGCCCGGCTTGTCTCCGATCTGCTCGGGCAGGAAACCGTTGTGTTCCAGACCATGAGCCGCGCGCTCGATTCCGACAAATCCGGCATTTCCTACGGCGAGCAACACACGGCCCGCTCGCTGCTCACCCCGGATGAGGTCCGCAACCTGCCGCAGCATGTCGAATTGCTGTTCCTCGCCGGGCAACGGCCGATCGTCGCCGGCAAGCTCGCCTATTATGCCGATCCCGAGTTCCGGGGGCTGTATGACGCTGCCTGACGTGACAAGAAACGGACCCGGCGATAGCGCCGGGACTTTGTTACGAACGGCCCTCCGGCTCTCTACGGCGCTATTGGGGGCGCGTTCGCCGCCGGGCCGGCGCGGCTTACGCCGCGATCCACCCGCCGACCTGGTGCAAGCTCTATTCAGGGAAACACCACGGCCGCGACGGTAGCCCCCCGGCCGTCCCGCTCTCATCATCTAGGGCCGTAGGGACGGCCGGGGGGCGGGTCATACGCGTAAGCATTAGCGTATTTAGCTATTTACGTATCAACGTGCATAAGGCTCGATCGGCGGCAATCCGTGCTGCGCCAGAACCGCCGAAAGCCCGGCCTCGGCCATCGCCTGAATTGTCGTTCCCTCTGCATCCGCGAGCTGGCGAAGGCGCTGCCAGTCCGATCGCCGGACCTTGACCGTAAGCGCAACAGTCTCGCCCCCTCCCCTCTTTCGCCTCGGCGTCGGGATTTCCACGGCCGGCCGCTCGTCCTCGATCGCTGCAAGGCTGGTGGCTTCCGCGCCGGCCTTGGGGCGGGTGAAGGCCGCGAGGCCGGTTGCTTTCTTTGCCATAGGTTCCGCTCCTTCAATACGCTCTTACGTATTTAGCTATTTACGTTCTAACGTGTCCTTGATCCACGCCCACAAAGCCCGGATTTCCTCCGCTGCTTTCCCTTCGGCCTCGAACTCCGTCACGGCGCTGCCGGTCGTGACGGCGCGGGCAAACGCGCGCCGGTCGGTAATCTCGCCGGGAACGATCGGCAGTCCGTAGGCTTCCAACGCCGCGCGCGTCTCCCCGATCTCGGGCGCACGGAACGGGCAGGCGGACAGGACGAACGCGCCGCGCACCTTCGCGGCCACCACGATCTCGACGGCGGCCGGGACGGCAGCGAGGTCAAACGCGGACGGTCGGACCGGAATCAAGACCAGCTCCGACCTTCGGGCGATCTGGCCGGCCGCCGGGGCGGCATGGGGCGGGGCGTCCACTACGGCCAAGGTCATGCCCTCGCCCTCGGCCGCCCTAAGCGCGGCGTCCAGCTCCCCGGCCTGTGCCGTGGCGACGATCGGCGTTCCGGCTTCCCGCGCGTTCGCCCATGCGGTCGCGCTCTCCTGTGGGTCCGCGTCGATGACGCAAACCCGTTCGCCGGTCGCCTCGGCCGCCACGGCGGTATGAACCGAAAGCGTGGTTTTTCCGCTCCCGCCCTTCTGGCTCAAAAACGCAATGACGTTCATGCGTTAATCCTTCTTTGCGTGAATACGTATTCAAGAATATAGCTAGAGACGTTACTACGTCTTTAAGCTAGTGCGGCCATTCCTCGGGTTGCCAATCCAGCGACGTGTGGATGACGCGCACGATCACAACGCTTTCCCGGCCCGCCATATCCCGCAGCTCATAAGCGATGATATAGGGCAGGCGCGCGACGGACTTCTCGTAGGTTCCTGTCACGCGACCGGGCCGGCCCGTTGCCATGTCCCCAAGGGCCTTGCCCGCGTCTCGAATCCGATCCGCAACCCGCGTGGCGGCAGGCGGGCTATCTTTGGCGATGTGCTTAACCTGCACCTTGATGTCGTCCAGCGCCTCGCGGGACCATGTGACCGACCGCTTCACGCCTTGCCCGCTTGCTTTTCGGCTTTGGCTTCCTCGATGACGGCATAGATTTCCGCCATCGCCTCATCATGGGGGATCACGCGGCCGGCCGCTGCGTCGGCCATGCCGCGCTTGATGCCGTCAATGATTTCAAGCTCGCGATCGACATAGGCGGCGACGGCCTCGCCGGCGAGGAAGGATTTGCTTCGCTGCGTGTCGTTCGCGATCCGGTCGAGCTTTTCTTTCACATCGGGCCTAACCCGAATCGTCATGGTGGTGCTGGCGGTCATGGAATCGCCTCCGCGTGTTGAATTGTGTACAGCCTAGCACGTTTTCCCGGCCGCCGCCATCGCCTTCTATCAAGGTAATGCGTTTACACGTTAATACGTATTTACGTAAATAATTAAACGCCGACCTTGCCCCTCGCTCCCTCTCGAAAGCCCGTAGGACGCTGGCCGCAGGCGCGAGCGGTGCGGATTAGGTGGCGAGGGTGCCGCTTCCCGATCCGCCCTATAAGCGGATCGGAACCGCCGCAGGGCCGCGAAAGCGGCCCGCACAGCGGCGTCCGCTTATGTTCCGCCTTTTAGATATAGATCAGATGGGGATTCAGTCTGGTTATCGGACTCACGTTTCATCACACTCTTTGCCAGCATCACGAGGGCCTTTCCGAGCGGACTATCGCCAGCGTCGAGCTGCGTTCGCTCATCGAGGGGCAGGGTGGTCTTGTAGGCGTCGATTGCCTCGCTCC is part of the bacterium YEK0313 genome and encodes:
- the betI_3 gene encoding HTH-type transcriptional regulator BetI codes for the protein MRTSNRRKILDAIIAIVERDGITAVTFDAVAAETGLTRGGLLYHFPSREALILAAHQHLADQWEAGMEKIAGGKADTVEPAERDAAYIQSCAQMARRVELLMMLESAGEPDLDSLWQGVLDRWSPPVPDDDDPAALARFVARLAADGLWVHEAMSNRPLPAKLKERVCRELVTMAESMTRDSKNS
- the mobA_3 gene encoding Mobilization protein A produces the protein MAIYHFSMKPVSRAKGRSAVASMAYRAGEKLTNERDGITHDYTAKQGVEHAEIVLPEGVNADWARDRSTLWNAAEFAEKRKDARVAREFEVALPHELSAEERLEAAREMAQELADRYGAAVDFAIHAPHEASDVRNHHAHILMTTRQVTENGLGDKTYLERENKWLLAHDLPTTDMQLRDLRQRWEGIANERLAMAGLDIRIDHRSHMERGLEIAPTEHMGVHASQMERRGLDVSRSRLDEDAARRNAELIREKPEQVLTLITGEKSVFDRHDVARALHRYINDDPQEFQSAFAKVMASPALVELQPERADPATGEIELARYSTREMVEIESGMIESAQRMHAAHGHGVDRRHVERAIDAQDAAIRSSVSHDTAGKVARGELDAGERERQIETARLSDEQRRAIEHITGPERIAAVVGYAGAGKSTMLAAAREAWEAEGYQVHGAALSGKAAEGLEESSGIQSRTLASWSRGWENDRGTIGRGDVFVIDEAGMVGSRQLARFVGEAEARGAKIVLVGDHEQLQAIGAGAPFRAITEEIGHAELSEIRRQRVDWQRDASIDFATHRTAEGLAAYRDHGNISFAETGEDARGQIVRDYLADRDERPDGTRVAMAHRRADVRAINDAIRAELQDRGVLARGELARVADDSLAPGDVAHEREGPGRALTFQTNTGQREFAPGDRIVFLENNRDLGVKNGMLGTVEHVEAGRIVAQLDGRGGDSVSVPMGDYQAIDHGYATTIHKNQGATVDRSYVMASGTMDRHLTYVAMTRHRDGVQLYAAQDEFTNAGRLVEHGAAPFEHDPQKSDSYFVTLENDKGEQRTLWGVDLERAMKEAAPEIGEKIGLQHEGSTPVTLPDGTQTHRNTWKVQDAGELAYSQLERRLSRSGVKETTLDYTRDFAERRGIAEQMGVRSEIEIPAERAGLRAERESTAGDHALERRSSQKVGADLAQDLRADPREDLASDRQQRRNPFEGLKLGRGAAAESREPDRAGEDGPQIDQKRPQQAEKQRRGMFAGLKLNARPAPSQERGEASRMQRRPEREGSLRQAPAPDRLAERARGQSPLEQAVDRYSRAYQSIDQHRREGLPVLDMQRQEMGDAGQQLDQVRDGMKDLMRSTLQNDPATARAMTELSGRERVAQVIDGMKRENAALQDPNVRAERFVERWQELQGQRRELRGWQHDDARAKVESQMNGLTKSLERDPQVDSILRNRRQELGIGQELRRGQSIAHQLQEEMSRSRQISRGIGLGR
- the traG_3 gene encoding Conjugal transfer protein TraG, with the protein product MSQARLAWGAFKNMMRQAARDPLWAFVALLAAPFRIWKPLLGLLFLLVIVLFVVGFGGRFALEQIGFRVGSVPVLLLDLVTLLVLLALAFRFLTNPLIIHFGDMDGETHGSARFATDKETAALARADSGLLIGRDGKTGKLLRYDGPAHLLTMAPTRTGKGVGTIIPNLLTADRSVICIDPKGENAKIAGRARQQFGPVHVLDPFGVTGQPSAAFNPLEGLDPAGLDVAEDASTLADALVFDEPGMAGETHWNEEAKALIAGLILHIAATGPRDRRNLATLREYLTLAPEAFAALLKDMQASTAASGLIARAANRHLGKSDREAAGVLSAAQRHTHFLDSPRMVAVLGRSDFRFADLKRRNVSVFLVLPPDRLATYSRWLRLLVAQSLTDMARDPAKPAVPVLYLLDEFAALGHLAPVERAMGLMAGYGVQLWPILQDVHQLRATYGQRAGTFLSNAGVLQVFGVNDHDSARLVSDLLGQETVVFQTMSRALDSDKSGISYGEQHTARSLLTPDEVRNLPQHVELLFLAGQRPIVAGKLAYYADPEFRGLYDAA
- the parA_2 gene encoding Chromosome partitioning protein ParA encodes the protein MNVIAFLSQKGGSGKTTLSVHTAVAAEATGERVCVIDADPQESATAWANAREAGTPIVATAQAGELDAALRAAEGEGMTLAVVDAPPHAAPAAGQIARRSELVLIPVRPSAFDLAAVPAAVEIVVAAKVRGAFVLSACPFRAPEIGETRAALEAYGLPIVPGEITDRRAFARAVTTGSAVTEFEAEGKAAEEIRALWAWIKDTLERK
- a CDS encoding Plasmid stabilization system protein — its product is MKRSVTWSREALDDIKVQVKHIAKDSPPAATRVADRIRDAGKALGDMATGRPGRVTGTYEKSVARLPYIIAYELRDMAGRESVVIVRVIHTSLDWQPEEWPH
- a CDS encoding Ribbon-helix-helix protein, copG family, yielding MTASTTMTIRVRPDVKEKLDRIANDTQRSKSFLAGEAVAAYVDRELEIIDGIKRGMADAAAGRVIPHDEAMAEIYAVIEEAKAEKQAGKA